Proteins co-encoded in one Setaria viridis chromosome 9, Setaria_viridis_v4.0, whole genome shotgun sequence genomic window:
- the LOC117835123 gene encoding COBRA-like protein 3, with product MAAGGRPVTCCCGAVLLAAALLLSAPDATEAYDSVDPNGNITIKWDVMQWTPDGYVAVVTMYNYQQLRHIGPPGWQLGWTWTKEEVIWSMVGAQTTEQGDCSRFEDNIPHSCEKDPVVVDLLPDAPYDMQIANCCKAGVISTFNQDPANAVASFQLSVGLSETTTKAVRVPRNFTLKTPGPGYTCGRAIVGRPTRFFTPDGRRATQALMTWNVTCTYSQFLAQKTPSCCVSLSSSYNSTTVDCPTCSCGCQNPKGTNCVNKDSPHLPSAIDGPGKWTGQPLVECTSHMCPVRINWHVKQNFKDYWRVKITITNFNFRMNYTEWNLAVQHPNLDNITQLFGLNYKPLTPYGAGINDTAMLWGVKPYNDVLMQAGNKIGSVQGELLLRKDSQTFTFGKGWAFPRRVYLNGDNCVMPAPENYPSLPKEPSG from the exons ATGGCGGCGGGAGGCAGACCAGTCACCTGTTGCTGCGGCGCCGTGCtgctcgccgcggcgctgctgctCTCCGCACCGGACGCCACAG AGGCTTATGATTCCGTAGATCCAAACGGCAACATCACCATAAAATGGGATGTTATGCAATGGACTCCTGATGGATATGTT GCTGTTGTTACAATGTACAACTACCAACAATTACGGCACATCGGGCCACCTGGGTGGCAGCTGGGGTGGACATGGACCAAGGAGGAGGTCATCTGGTCGATGGTTGGGGCGCAGACCACCGAACAGGGTGACTGCTCGAGATTCGAGGACAACATCCCCCACAGCTGCGAGAAAGATCCCGTGGTCGTCGATTTACTTCCGGACGCTCCATACGACATGCAGATCGCCAATTGCTGCAAAGCAGGGGTGATAAGTACGTTCAATCAGGACCCGGCAAATGCTGTTGCCTCCTTCCAGCTCAGTGTAGGTCTTTCTGAGACTACCACTAAGGCCGTTAGGGTGCCAAGGAACTTCACTCTTAAGACTCCAGGTCCTGGGTACACATGTGGGCGTGCCATTGTTGGCAGGCCGACAAGGTTTTTCACCCCGGATGGGCGCAGGGCAACCCAAGCTCTTA TGACATGGAATGTTACTTGCACCTATTCTCAGTTTCTTGCTCAGAAGACTCCATCCTGCTGTGTATCTCTCTCATCCTCCTACAACAGCACAACCGTGGACTGCCCAACATGCTCTTGTGGCTGCCAAAACCCAAAAGGGACAAACTGTGTGAA TAAGGATTCACCTCATCTACCATCTGCCATTGACGGCCCTGGCAAATGGACTGGCCAGCCTCTCGTCGAGTGCACTTCCCACATGTGCCCGGTAAGAATCAACTGGCACGTGAAGCAGAACTTCAAGGACTACTGGAGGGTGAAGATCACCATCACAAACTTCAACTTCCGCATGAACTACACGGAGTGGAACTTAGCCGTTCAGCATCCAAACTTGGACAATATCACCCAGCTGTTCGGCCTCAACTACAAACCATTGACCCCATACGGCGCCGGCATAA ATGACACGGCAATGCTCTGGGGTGTAAAACCCTACAACGATGTGCTGATGCAAGCCGGCAATAAGATTGGGAGTGTGCAGGGCGAACTGCTTCTCCGCAAGGACTCCCAGACTTTCACCTTCGGAAAGGGATGGGCCTTCCCACGCCGTGTGTACTTGAACGGCGATAACTGTGTCATGCCAGCTCCTGAAAATTATCCGTCGTTGCCGAAAGAACCATCCGGGTGA